The region AATCATTAACTTAGTGGAAGGAACAGAAAACATCGTCACTGATAGCGATTCATATGTTCTTGAAGATCCAACCAATAATGAACCTAATGCTGCAATATTCAGTAAAGATGATCTAAAAATTAAAGGAACAGGATCATTAGTGGTGAATGCAAACTACGATCATGGAATTGTCAGCAAAGATGATTTGAAAATTAAAAATGGAAATATCACCGTAACATCAGTCGGTGATGGATTAAAAGGAAAAGATTCAATTGAAATTGAAGATGGAACCCTTACCATTAATGCCGGTGGAGATGGATTACAATCAAGTAACTCCGAAGATCCAACACGTGGTTATATTACGATTGATGGTGGAACGTTAAACATTGTAGCGGGACTTGATGGAATTCAAGCGGAAACAAACGTTACGATTAATGGTGGAAGTTTTGATATTCAATCAGGGGGAGGAAGTACGAATAGTAGCTCATCAACAAATACTAACATGATTTGGGGGCAATGGGGAGCACCCGCTAGCCAAACGACTACGGAAACAAGCTCATCAAGCGCCAAAGGAATCAAAGCAGTTGTTGATATTACAATTAACGGCGGAACCTTTACCATTGACTCATCAGATGATTCGATTCACTCAAATGATTCAATCAATATTAATGGAGGAACCTTTGAAATTGCTTCTGGAGATGATGGGATTCATGCTGATACAACCCTTAATTTAAATGGGGGAGAGGTTAACATCACCCAATCATATGAGGGATTAGAAGCCACAACCATTAACGTTAACGATGGAAGTTATTATGTCGTATCAAAGGATGATGGAGTCAATGCTGCTGGAGGGAATGATGCCTCGGCTACTAGTGGACGTCCAGGTCAAAATAATTTCTCTGCTTCTAATGGAATGATTTATTTAAATGGTGGATTACTTTATGTTGATGCATCAGGCGATGGATTAGATGCGAATGGATCCATTGAAATGAATGGTGGAACCGTGATTGTCAATGGACCGACAAATAGTGGAAATGGTGCTCTTGATTATGATGGAACTTTCAATATTAAAGGTGGAACATTAGTCGCTGCTGGAAGTTCTGGGATGGCGCAAACTCCAAGTTCAACTTCTTCGCAACCTATTTTAAGTATTGGAACCTCATTCTCTGAAGGAACGCTGATTAATATTAAGTCAGAAAATGGGGAAGATATCTTTACGTTTGCACCTGCTAAATCAGGACAATCCATTATCATTTCAACTCCTGCTTTAACATCAGGTACAACCTATACGGTTTCAAGTGGAGGAACGTCTTCTGGAGTCGTAACAGATGGAATTTATACTGAAGGTTCATACTCTGGTGGAACAGAAATTGGTAGTGTCACACTTTCAAACACCATCACAACGATTGGGCAAACTCAAGGTTCAATGGGAGGAGCCGCTGGTATGGGCGGAATGGGTGGTAAAGGACAACGCCCGATGAATTAATCGCAAAAAAGACACAGATAATCTGTGTCTTTTTTGT is a window of Turicibacter sanguinis DNA encoding:
- a CDS encoding carbohydrate-binding domain-containing protein, with the translated sequence MKLNNKHKGTLFLAFLATMGLSACQSNSNNDTITNTQATDETSSSQSLSTQSTVSANATIQLKQDQTTVEGNGVSIDGNTITITSGGTYNISGTLTDGQIIVDSSDELDVELVLNGVEITSSSSAPIYVKNAKNAIINLVEGTENIVTDSDSYVLEDPTNNEPNAAIFSKDDLKIKGTGSLVVNANYDHGIVSKDDLKIKNGNITVTSVGDGLKGKDSIEIEDGTLTINAGGDGLQSSNSEDPTRGYITIDGGTLNIVAGLDGIQAETNVTINGGSFDIQSGGGSTNSSSSTNTNMIWGQWGAPASQTTTETSSSSAKGIKAVVDITINGGTFTIDSSDDSIHSNDSININGGTFEIASGDDGIHADTTLNLNGGEVNITQSYEGLEATTINVNDGSYYVVSKDDGVNAAGGNDASATSGRPGQNNFSASNGMIYLNGGLLYVDASGDGLDANGSIEMNGGTVIVNGPTNSGNGALDYDGTFNIKGGTLVAAGSSGMAQTPSSTSSQPILSIGTSFSEGTLINIKSENGEDIFTFAPAKSGQSIIISTPALTSGTTYTVSSGGTSSGVVTDGIYTEGSYSGGTEIGSVTLSNTITTIGQTQGSMGGAAGMGGMGGKGQRPMN